The Miscanthus floridulus cultivar M001 chromosome 17, ASM1932011v1, whole genome shotgun sequence genome has a window encoding:
- the LOC136518537 gene encoding ATP-dependent DNA helicase Q-like SIM, with protein sequence MAKTPATCPTRSLGQGGAQRSSKRHLSLLARFPARSNLATVLGRLDHARQVVVATIAFGMGIDKSNVRRIIHYGFPQSLKTYYQEAGRAGRDGKLSDCTLYCNFLRSPTLLPNKRSEEQTKAAYRMLRDCFHYSLNTSTCRAKILVKYFGEDFGPDGCRMCDICTNGPPQMHDFKEEAIVFMNVLQGRSGDETEDMVYSSVPHYSSGWRVWGGT encoded by the exons ATGGCCAAGACTCCGGCGACGTGCCCGACCCGCAGCTTGGGCCAGGGTGGGGCCCAACGTTCCAGCAAGCGCCACCTATCGTTGTTGGCGAGATTCCCTGCCCGGTCCAACCTGGCCACGGTACTTGGTCGTCTCGACCACGCACGTCAG GTTGTGGTGGCTACCATAGCATTTGGCATGGGAATTGACAAATCAAATGTCAGGCGAATTATTCACTATGGTTTCCCACAG AGTTTAAAAACATATTATCAAGAAGCTGGTCGTGCTGGTAGAGATGGAAAGCTCTCAGATTGCA CTCTATATTGTAATTTTTTGAGATCACCGACACTCCTTCCTAATAAAAGAAGTGAGGAACAGACAAAGGCTGCATATAGAATGCTACGTGATTGTTTTCA CTATTCTCTGAACACTTCAACATGTAGAGCCAAAATATTAGTGAAATACTTCGGCGAAGATTTTGGTCCTGATGGATGTCGCAT GTGTGACATATGTACTAATGGCCCTCCTCAAATGCATGATTTCAAGGAAGAAGCGATTGTGTTCATGAATGTGCTCCAGGGTCGAAGT GGTGATGAAACTGAAGATATGGTTTACAGCAGTGTACCCCATTATAGCTCTGGCTGGAGGGTTTGGGGAGGCACCTAA
- the LOC136516728 gene encoding uncharacterized protein isoform X1: MLCEAEHRNPNLKLFSYLTSLLTSKFLQKLLGVHVLTSTFCKTCWVYKCTTMPFTGSAPAFIVRLLGVRPSCCPPSRAFAAVRAQKIQLPKKKRRLDEVCLERFQQYSRTYIQSWILQGKVIVDGRVVNKAGTQVSDKSVIEIKAEIPKYVCRAGHKLEAAIKGFDIDCDGKIALDSGLSTGGFTDCLLQHGASHVYGVDVGYGQVAEKIRTHEHVSVIERTNLRYLSQLPELVDLVTLDLSFISILLVMPAVIKVMKTDSTLITLIKPQFEARRSQVGSGGIVRDPLVHKEVLDRIISGVEEFGFCNKGWIESPIKGAEGNKEFLACFHRIRVSESQQETEIEAKEPVT, translated from the exons atgCTGTGCGAAGCTGAGCACCGAAACCCTAACCTAAAGCTATTTAGCTATTTGACAAGCCTCTTAACTTCGAAgtttttgcaaaaattattgggTGTACATGTGCTAACTTCCACTTTTTGCAAAACTTGTTGGGTTTACAAGTGTACCACCATGCCCTTTACGGGGTCTGCCCCTGCTTTCATAGTTAGGCTGCTTGGGGTCCGGCCAAGCTGCTGTCCTCCTTCCCGTGCATTTGCGGCTGTCAGAGCTCAAAAGATTCAGCTTCCCAAGAA AAAAAGGCGATTGGATGAAGTGTGCTTAGAAAGGTTTCAACAATACAGTAGAACATACATCCAGTCATGGATTCTTCAAG GTAAAGTCATTGTGGATGGAAGAGTTGTGAATAAAGCTGGAACACAAGTATCTGACAAGTCTGTCATTGAAATCAAGGCTGAAATCCCAAAATATGTATGTAG aGCAGGACATAAGCTTGAGGCAGCTATCAAAGGATTTGATATTGATTGTGATGGAAAGATAGCCCTTGATTCAGGATTATCTACAGGTGGCTTTACTGACTGTTTACTTCAGCATGGAGCATCACATGTTTATGGTGTAGATGTTGGCTATGGACAG GTGGCTGAAAAAATTCGCACACATGAACATGTTTCAGTGATCGAACGCACAAATTTAAGATATCTATCTCAACTGCCAGAACTGGTTGACTTGGTGACACTGGACCTATCATTTATCTCCATTCTTTTG GTCATGCCTGCTGTTATCAAAGTAATGAAGACGGATTCTACATTGATAACACTTATCAAGCCTCAATTTGAAGCACGTAGATCGCAG GTAGGAAGTGGAGGGATTGTTCGAGATCCTCTGGTTCATAAAGAG GTACTGGATAGAATAATTTCAGGCGTGGAAGAATTTGGATTCTGCAATAAGGGTTGGATCGAATCTCCAATAAAGGGTGCAGAAGGGAATAAGGAGTTTCTTGCTTGCTTTCACAGGATCCGAGTATCAGAGTCACAGCAAGAGACAGAGATAGAGGCAAAGGAACCTGTAACCTAG
- the LOC136516728 gene encoding uncharacterized protein isoform X2, whose protein sequence is MPFTGSAPAFIVRLLGVRPSCCPPSRAFAAVRAQKIQLPKKKRRLDEVCLERFQQYSRTYIQSWILQGKVIVDGRVVNKAGTQVSDKSVIEIKAEIPKYVCRAGHKLEAAIKGFDIDCDGKIALDSGLSTGGFTDCLLQHGASHVYGVDVGYGQVAEKIRTHEHVSVIERTNLRYLSQLPELVDLVTLDLSFISILLVMPAVIKVMKTDSTLITLIKPQFEARRSQVGSGGIVRDPLVHKEVLDRIISGVEEFGFCNKGWIESPIKGAEGNKEFLACFHRIRVSESQQETEIEAKEPVT, encoded by the exons ATGCCCTTTACGGGGTCTGCCCCTGCTTTCATAGTTAGGCTGCTTGGGGTCCGGCCAAGCTGCTGTCCTCCTTCCCGTGCATTTGCGGCTGTCAGAGCTCAAAAGATTCAGCTTCCCAAGAA AAAAAGGCGATTGGATGAAGTGTGCTTAGAAAGGTTTCAACAATACAGTAGAACATACATCCAGTCATGGATTCTTCAAG GTAAAGTCATTGTGGATGGAAGAGTTGTGAATAAAGCTGGAACACAAGTATCTGACAAGTCTGTCATTGAAATCAAGGCTGAAATCCCAAAATATGTATGTAG aGCAGGACATAAGCTTGAGGCAGCTATCAAAGGATTTGATATTGATTGTGATGGAAAGATAGCCCTTGATTCAGGATTATCTACAGGTGGCTTTACTGACTGTTTACTTCAGCATGGAGCATCACATGTTTATGGTGTAGATGTTGGCTATGGACAG GTGGCTGAAAAAATTCGCACACATGAACATGTTTCAGTGATCGAACGCACAAATTTAAGATATCTATCTCAACTGCCAGAACTGGTTGACTTGGTGACACTGGACCTATCATTTATCTCCATTCTTTTG GTCATGCCTGCTGTTATCAAAGTAATGAAGACGGATTCTACATTGATAACACTTATCAAGCCTCAATTTGAAGCACGTAGATCGCAG GTAGGAAGTGGAGGGATTGTTCGAGATCCTCTGGTTCATAAAGAG GTACTGGATAGAATAATTTCAGGCGTGGAAGAATTTGGATTCTGCAATAAGGGTTGGATCGAATCTCCAATAAAGGGTGCAGAAGGGAATAAGGAGTTTCTTGCTTGCTTTCACAGGATCCGAGTATCAGAGTCACAGCAAGAGACAGAGATAGAGGCAAAGGAACCTGTAACCTAG